GATTGGGATATTCTATAATCTCTACTTGCTTAAGTCCTTTCTTGCTTAAGTCAACAAAATCAAAAACTAATTCATCTCCGGCTTCAAAACCATAGTAGTATTCTTTAGAACCCATTCCTGGGACTTTAACAGATAAATCCGCTACTTCTACGAGGGCACTTTGGGCTAATGTGGTGTTTTCAAAAAAGAATACCAGTAATAAAAGAGTAACCAGGTGTTTCATGAAGGAAGAAATTGAAGAAGAACTTAATTTTAAACATATAAAAAACACTATATTTTAAATTAAGTTCCACCTTTAAATATTTTTCCTTACCGGACTCGCTCATAGACTTTAAGTTCTATTCTGATTCGTGCTTCCGCGAATTAATGGCTAATCGCTACGAGAGCTTTTCCTATACTATTTTGTCAGTAACGGTGCTGATAGTTAAACAATAAATAGTATGAAAATAGAACACGTAAATTTAATGCGAGCTGGATTTAAAAACACGCACAATGGATCCTTGTGGTTGTATCAGAAAGGAGAGGTTGCCGTGGGGATCTTGCGGGAAGGAGAATTCGATGAAGAAATAATTATCCTTGTTAAGGGTAACAAAAAAGAGGATGTTATATCCATGAACGAGTTAAATGCTTTATTCTTTTAACTAAATTCTTTCATAAATCATGTTATTACTTTTTCGTCTATCAGAACTCATCTCAAAAATCAAGAACACTTGTTGATTTCTAAGATGGTTTAATGAGAAAGTTATAAAGCTAAAAGACCTGGTATAACCAGGTCTTTTGCATTCTCATTATATCGTCGTTTCACGAGACGATTTTGGTCAACCTATATCTGGACAAGACAGACAAAGCATGGCTACTTACCATCAAGCTAGTTAATAAACTAACATTGTAATTTTAAAGGAGAATAATGACTTAATAGGACCATCGTTTATCGACTGCAATAAAAAGACCCTTCCTAGTAATGGTCCTTCCCTGCGCTAATCAACGGCTACACCAACTTGACTGTCCCTAACTCCGTAAATAGTCCTAAGCTATTACGCCATAGCTCCTGATTCCAATATCTTATGGATATGCACTGCATTCGCCGCGGCACCGGTAAGCCGCTATTACTTATTCACGGAATTGGCGGTAGCTCGCGTTCTTGGCATCTGATCCTGGATGCCCTAGTTGAAGCGGGTCGGCAAGTTATTGCCGTTGACTTACCGGGCCACGGGGCTACCCCGGCCTTGCGAGGGGAAGTATCTATCCGTACGCTGGCGGATGCCGTTACAGATTTTCTGCAAAAACAGGATTTAATGGGTATTGATGCGGTAGGTAGTTCCATGGGTGCCCGCTTGGTACTAGAGCTAGCTCGACGCGGGGGAATAGTAGGCGCCGTTGTTTCATTGGACCCCGGCGGATTTTGGCGGGGCTGGGAAGTACCTTTTTTTTATTATTCAGTGGCTACTTCCGTGCGCCTAGTGCGGTTATTGCAACCGATAATGCCAACCCTCTTGGGAAACCCCATTGGCCGTACGGCCCTATTAGCTCAGTTTTCTGCTCGTCCCTGGCAATTACCGGCTACCTTAGTAGGCGACGAAATGCGCACTTTTGCCAGCTCCCCTTCTTTTGATGAACTCTTAGACCAATTAGCTCACGGAGAGCGGCAACAAGGGGTTCCTCCGGGAACCATTAAGCAACCATTGGTCATTGGCTGGGGCCGGCAGGACCGGGTTTGTCTTCCCCGGCAAGCAACGCGGGCTTTAGCTGCTTTTCCCGACGCTCACCTGCATTGGTTTAATGATTGCGGCCACTTTCCCCAGTGGGATGCCCCTACCCAAACAGTGCGCCTAGTGCTAGCAGTAATTAATGGTGAATTGCTATTGGGTGGTTTACCGGCCCAAAGCACTCAACGAACTTCTCCCCGTAAAGTATTCTTTAAGCTGGCAATTGGCCTGGTGTTAATCGCCAGCGTTATCGGGCTTTTCCGGCGAAAAACATAAGGATTTTTTTGTACAAGAACAAACGAGCAGTCCGTAGCTTTTCCGGCTTTAAATATCTTCCTTTAAGAATATACTTAGCCGAATACGAGGTAAGGACGCCGATTATCTACTTTTATTTTATACCGATTATAACTGCTGAAAATAGAAGGAGATTACTATACTTCTTAATTTTACATAATCAAGTTTCGCGGACTGCTTTACAAAAAGGTATACCCACTATTATATTCAATAAAGGTCGTTTTCTGTCTTTCGTTATATGTAAGGGAAAGGAAAACAAAGTAAAGGTCTGGCACTAGCAGTAGTTAAAACACCCGGAATAGCCCGGAGCTCCCGCTGGCCGCTGGAATTAGAAAAGCATTCACTAAATTGGCCAAAGAAGGAGCAAGAGAGCCGCCACTACTCCAGTAAAAAATTGGTTCGCAGAATAGGCCTTCGGCAACTCTCCATCCATAATGCAAGTAACCGGAATTACTTTAGCTATCTGCTAGTATTCATATTGGTATTCTAATAAAACAAAATGCGGAAACTGCCTTTTCAATAAATAGTTTAAGCTGACCGACCAGTGAAAAAAAGCCTGATAATCTTAGTCATCTTAGTAGTGTTGAATTCTTGTAACAACCAAATCCAACTAACAATGGACACTAAAAACATGGATGTAGTAAAGCAGTACTTTGAACATTTTAACAACCACGATTGGGAGAAGATGGCGGAAATGTATTCAGAAACAACTGCGTTTAAAGACCCTTCCCTTGGACAAGGAATTGTAAAACAGACGCGTGAACAGATTGCTCAAAAGTATAGTGAATTAAATGAAGCTTTTCCTGATTTGAAAGATGATGTTATCCAGGTATACCCATCAGGCGAAAACCATATTATTGTGGAATTTGTATCGAGCGGAACCGCGCCAGATGATTCTAAATTGGAACTTCCAATATGCACAATTTTTACAATTGAAAATGGAAAAATCGTTAAAGACTTTACCTATTACGATAATTTGAAGAATAAAAAGCCGGCACATGATATCTAGGTAGGCCTATACGTAAGAATATGTAAAATGGCTTTATCCAATCTCAAGAAAACGGTCGTTTTACGAGACGATTTGCTATGAGACTTGTCCTAAGAAACGTTGACCCTTACTCCGCACCCTAAGAAAAAGATTGTTCCGTTAGTTTACATCCGTAGGGGTCGTGCTTGCTCACAGAAAAAGCTATTCCGACTACTCGCTTGCTGGTCAATCTGCTAAGCACTGGCCAGGTTAATCATACCTAAAATACAAAACCTACTCTCAGTCCAGGATTAGCATAGGCGCCTAAAGCAAATTGTCGGAAACCATTTACTTTATCTGCATAAGTAGTAATGCCATTTTCCTTAATTTCAATTTTTTTAGAAATTTTATATTGAATTCCATAGCCTAATTCCATGCCTACATAAAATCTTTTAACAAAATAATAATCTGCGCCCACAATTGCATTTAAGCCAATTTGCGAATACCCAGGTCTTCCATTAGGATTTTGATTATCATCTATATAGCCATTTTTAACAGAAATTTCTCTATCAGGCCCTGTATATTCAGATTTTACAAATGTGGAGGTGAAGCCAATTTCTGCACCTATATAGGGCGATAACTTTTTTGTTCCACTAAAATGTTTTTCGATTCCGGTAGT
The Adhaeribacter pallidiroseus DNA segment above includes these coding regions:
- a CDS encoding alpha/beta fold hydrolase — its product is MDMHCIRRGTGKPLLLIHGIGGSSRSWHLILDALVEAGRQVIAVDLPGHGATPALRGEVSIRTLADAVTDFLQKQDLMGIDAVGSSMGARLVLELARRGGIVGAVVSLDPGGFWRGWEVPFFYYSVATSVRLVRLLQPIMPTLLGNPIGRTALLAQFSARPWQLPATLVGDEMRTFASSPSFDELLDQLAHGERQQGVPPGTIKQPLVIGWGRQDRVCLPRQATRALAAFPDAHLHWFNDCGHFPQWDAPTQTVRLVLAVINGELLLGGLPAQSTQRTSPRKVFFKLAIGLVLIASVIGLFRRKT
- a CDS encoding nuclear transport factor 2 family protein translates to MDTKNMDVVKQYFEHFNNHDWEKMAEMYSETTAFKDPSLGQGIVKQTREQIAQKYSELNEAFPDLKDDVIQVYPSGENHIIVEFVSSGTAPDDSKLELPICTIFTIENGKIVKDFTYYDNLKNKKPAHDI
- a CDS encoding BT1926 family outer membrane beta-barrel protein gives rise to the protein MSATTGIEKHFSGTKKLSPYIGAEIGFTSTFVKSEYTGPDREISVKNGYIDDNQNPNGRPGYSQIGLNAIVGADYYFVKRFYVGMELGYGIQYKISKKIEIKENGITTYADKVNGFRQFALGAYANPGLRVGFVF